The proteins below are encoded in one region of Planctopirus limnophila DSM 3776:
- a CDS encoding type IV pili methyl-accepting chemotaxis transducer N-terminal domain-containing protein, with product MTQESEKLIQGLGRRYFVVLVVVASLLLVDQALLQPLLFRLNGFGPVINLAGRQRMLSQRMTKAALAIDLDPSKAEYWRRELRDSLDRWKTVHTGLLLGDAQLGLPPVRDARILHAFAELQPHFQKLSQAGEQAIQSASIPGEKRSTIDSDVSGTPQIPVLTTDDQRVAIQLLAAEPGYLEQMERVVDLFQIVAIEQVSWLRGLSLALMLGALSAMVALSWLVLKPANELIRSQWQRMRISETQFRSLIERMHDGLVVLDNDHRIHYVNDRFAQILFRTVDELKGSDIVSLAALPSQAELKMLLLSANVCSSSPCEIEWQLPASLKCITLTAVGYQELDDHGAKALFLIVTDISDRKLAEDRLKDAHRELEERVALRTGELRDANDELMHQIKERNLAEENSRRLMIQLAHANRVTSLGQLATGIAHEINQPLGAIAAYSEALPLVLQNPDQQSDEAARIASRIRDAALRAGSIVNRMRSFLRTSKSEMRLLSINPLIEEVLALCSNELSEQRIEVAKNTSDSEDLCFQGDAVQIQQVLMNLIRNSIQAMSGVSDLPRRLTITSFQEDKKLVLVVEDTGPGFQDNWLTTGPFPFHTTKSDGLGMGLSISQTLIHSHSGELTLENNSSGGARVSFKLAVIHDNSPSNVAHSFCR from the coding sequence ATGACGCAGGAATCGGAAAAACTGATTCAAGGCCTGGGGCGGCGATATTTCGTTGTCTTGGTGGTAGTCGCTTCGTTGCTTCTCGTCGATCAAGCCCTGCTGCAACCATTGCTTTTTCGGCTCAACGGCTTTGGGCCGGTGATCAATCTCGCGGGCCGACAGCGCATGCTCAGCCAGCGGATGACCAAAGCGGCCCTTGCCATCGATCTTGATCCTTCGAAGGCGGAATATTGGCGAAGGGAATTGCGGGACTCGTTAGATCGCTGGAAGACTGTTCACACAGGACTTTTGCTTGGCGACGCTCAATTGGGGTTACCTCCAGTCAGGGATGCCAGAATTCTCCACGCATTTGCCGAGCTTCAGCCTCACTTCCAGAAGCTGTCGCAAGCGGGGGAACAAGCCATCCAATCCGCCAGCATCCCGGGCGAGAAGCGATCTACCATTGATAGTGATGTTTCCGGCACTCCTCAGATACCCGTTTTGACAACTGATGACCAGAGGGTCGCGATCCAGTTGTTGGCAGCCGAGCCCGGGTATCTTGAGCAGATGGAGCGGGTTGTTGATCTGTTCCAGATCGTGGCAATCGAGCAGGTGAGTTGGCTCAGGGGTTTGAGCCTTGCGTTAATGCTGGGTGCGCTTTCTGCCATGGTGGCGTTGTCGTGGCTAGTGCTCAAACCGGCCAATGAACTGATTCGTTCGCAATGGCAGCGAATGAGAATCAGCGAAACACAATTTCGTTCGCTTATCGAGCGAATGCATGACGGACTGGTCGTGCTCGACAATGATCATCGCATCCACTATGTGAATGACCGATTCGCTCAGATTTTGTTTCGAACTGTTGATGAACTCAAAGGAAGCGACATCGTCAGTTTGGCGGCTCTTCCATCTCAAGCAGAACTGAAGATGCTTTTGCTCAGTGCCAATGTCTGTTCCTCATCTCCCTGTGAAATTGAGTGGCAACTCCCCGCGTCGCTGAAATGCATCACTTTGACAGCCGTTGGATATCAGGAACTCGACGATCATGGTGCCAAGGCGTTGTTCCTGATAGTGACAGATATTTCAGATCGAAAACTGGCGGAAGACCGGCTCAAGGATGCACACCGCGAATTGGAAGAACGCGTGGCACTGCGAACAGGTGAACTCCGCGACGCCAACGACGAACTGATGCACCAGATTAAAGAACGGAATCTCGCCGAGGAAAATTCCCGGCGATTAATGATTCAACTCGCCCATGCCAACCGCGTCACCAGCCTGGGCCAATTGGCCACGGGTATAGCACATGAAATCAATCAGCCGTTGGGCGCGATTGCGGCCTATTCTGAAGCACTCCCTCTCGTACTGCAAAACCCGGATCAGCAATCTGATGAAGCCGCACGGATCGCCAGTCGTATTCGCGATGCCGCATTGAGAGCGGGATCGATCGTGAACCGCATGCGGTCATTTTTGCGCACATCCAAAAGTGAAATGAGATTGTTGTCGATCAACCCGCTAATCGAAGAGGTTCTCGCACTTTGCTCGAACGAATTGTCTGAACAACGAATCGAAGTGGCGAAAAACACCAGTGATTCCGAAGATCTTTGTTTCCAGGGCGATGCCGTCCAGATTCAGCAGGTTCTCATGAATCTGATCCGCAATTCGATTCAGGCCATGAGTGGAGTTTCTGATCTTCCCCGGCGATTGACGATCACCTCTTTCCAGGAAGATAAAAAACTCGTCCTGGTGGTTGAAGATACAGGCCCGGGTTTCCAGGACAATTGGCTCACGACTGGACCCTTTCCTTTTCACACCACGAAATCGGATGGCCTCGGCATGGGGTTGTCGATCAGTCAAACTCTCATTCATTCACATTCCGGTGAGTTGACCCTGGAAAACAATTCCTCAGGTGGTGCACGCGTCAGTTTCAAATTGGCAGTTATTCATGACAATTCCCCCAGTAATGTCGCCCACAGTTTTTGTCGTTGA